Proteins encoded together in one Anguilla anguilla isolate fAngAng1 chromosome 9, fAngAng1.pri, whole genome shotgun sequence window:
- the LOC118234988 gene encoding myotubularin-like has translation MASASIPAFNSNALENNSSRNASRENLNMDSLSDVPLLPGEERVTDKDLMYICPFNGAVKGKVIITNYRLYFRSVDVEPVVMVDVPLGTISRVEKMGGASSRGENSYGLDITCKDMRNLRFALKQEGHSRRDIFDILSRLAFPLSNGMQLFAFLSQEKFHENGWTVYEPMQEFRRQGLPNDRWRITFLNQSYELCDTYPTILAVPSKASEEDLRKVASFRSRSRIPVLSWIHPENQAVITRCSQPLVGMSGKRNRDDERYLDMIREANGSTGKLTIYDARPNVNAVANKATGGGYEGDDAYQNAELVFLDIHNIHVMRESLKKLKDIVYPQVEEAHWLSSLESTHWLEHIKLVLSGASQVAEKISTGNSVVVHCSDGWDRTAQLCALAMLMLDSYYRTLQGFQVLLQKEWISFGHKFSSRIGHGDKNHADADRSPIFLQFIDCVWQMTKQFPTAFEFNDRFLMTVLDHLYSCRFGTFLYNCESAREANEVKLKTVSLWSLINSDSSSYINLFYTMESSHVLYPVASMRHLELWVNYYIRWNPRIPKEPQSPVEQRYKEMLALKDQYLKKLQELQLSDSTPHLSNSSTPSPASPTQRVTHLNTHF, from the exons ATGGCCTCAGCTTCAATACCAGCATTCAATTCAAACGCCTTGGAAAATAATTCCTCTAGAAAC gcctccagggagaacctCAACATGGACTCGCTGTCTGATGTGCCCTTACtgccaggagaggagagagtgaccG ACAAGGATTTGATGTACATCTGTCCATTCAATGGAGCCGTTAAAGGGAAAGTCATCATTACGAACTACAGACTGTATTTCCGGAGCGTGGATGTG GAACCTGTCGTGATGGTTGATGTGCCATTAGGAACCATCAGTCGGGTagaaaaaatgggtggagcttccAGTCGAGGGGAGAATTCCTATGGGCTGGATATCACTTGCAAG gatatGAGGAACTTGCGATTTGCTCTGAAGCAGGAGGGTCACAGCAGGAGAGACATCTTTGACATCCTGTCCCGGCTGGCCTTCCCCCTGTCCAACGGCATG cAACTCTTTGCGTTCCTGAGCCAGGAGAAGTTTCATGAGAACGGCTGGACCGTGTACGAACCCATGCAGGAGTTCAGACGACAG GGTTTGCCCAATGACAGGTGGAGGATCACCTTCTTGAATCAGAGCTACGAGCTGTGCGACACCTACCCCACCATCCTGGCGGTTCCCTCCAAGGCCTCCGAAGAGGACCTGCGGAAAGTAGCCAGCTTCCGTTCCCGCAGCCGGATCCCC GTGTTGTCATGGATACACCCGGAAAACCAGGCGGTGATCACGCGCTGCAGCCAGCCCCTGGTGGGCATGAGCGGCAAGCGCAACCGTGACGACGAGCGCTACCTGGACATGATCCGCGAGGCCAACGGCAGCACCGGCAAGCTGACCATCTACGACGCCCGGCCTAACGTCAACGCTGTGGCCAATAAG GCGACAGGGGGCGGTTACGAGGGGGACGATGCCTACCAGAACGCAGAGCTGGTGTTCCTGGACATCCACAACATTCACGTGATGAGAGAGTCCCTGAAAAAGCTGAAGGACATTGTCTACCCCCAAGTGGAGGAGGCTCATTGGCTGTCCAGCCTCGAGTCCACGCACTGGCTGGAGCATATCAAG CTGGTGCTGTCGGGGGCGAGCCAGGTGGCGGAGAAGATCTCCACGGGCAACTCGGTGGTGGTGCACTGCAGCGACGGCTGGGACCGCACGGCCCAGCTCTGCGCCCTGGCCATGCTCATGCTGGACAGCTACTACCGCACACTGCAGGGCTTCCAGGTGCTGCTGCAGAAGGAGTGGATCAGCTTCGGACACAAGTTCTCCTCC AGGATCGGTCACGGTGATAAAAACCACGCAGATGCGGACAGGTCTCCCATATTCCTGCAGTTCATCGACTGTGTCTGGCAGATGACCAAACAG TTCCCCACAGCTTTCGAGTTTAACGACCGATTCCTCATGACCGTGCTGGACCACCTGTACAGCTGTCGCTTCGGAACCTTCCTTTACAACTGCGAGAGCGCCCGCGAGGCCAAC GAGGTGAAGTTAAAGACGGTGTCCCTGTGGTCACTCATAAACAGCGACTCCTCCTCCTACATCAACCTCTTCTACACCATGGAGTCCAGCCACGTGCTCTACCCCGTGGCCAGCATGCGCCACCTAGAGCTCTGGGTGAATTACTACATCCGGTGGAACCCCCGGATCCCCAAGGAG CCGCAGAGCCCGGTGGAGCAGAGGTATAAGGAGATGCTGGCACTGAAGGACCAGTATCTAAAGAAGCTGCAGGAGCTCCAGCTGTctgactccaccccccacctgtccaacagctccaccccctccccagcctcaCCCACGCAGCGGgtcacacacctgaacacacacttcTGA
- the LOC118235009 gene encoding CD99 antigen-like protein 2: MAKRPTWSLLVISLLAVTALSQDLDLFDALDDGPTKSPPAKPKPAPAGPAGGKDSDIYDLLDFDAKPTTKPPRRLPTKAPFRPRPKPKPAADDFDLSDALDPKNDIPGGKDKGGKGNEFSDGDLLDILGDNDYKPDKGKGARGGGGNIPADNSNNDNTAEAGTVAGIASAIAMALVGAVSSYISYQKKKLCFSIQPNVNSEYVKAENPESVIFQEPPVQETKLQPPNAEPPQH, encoded by the exons ATGGCCAAACGTCCTACGTGGTCTCTTTTGGTAATCTCTCTACTGGCTGTAACTG CCCTGTCCCAGGATTTAGACCTTTTTGATGCCCTGGACGATGGTCCCACTAAATCAC CGCCTGCCAAACCCAAACCTGCGCCAGCAGGACCAGCTGGAGGAAAAG ATTCGGACATCTACGACCTTCTTGATTTTGATGCGAAACCCACCACCAAACCCCCAAGAAGGCTGCCGACCAAAGCTCCATTCCGACCCAGACCAAAACCCAAACCTG ctgcagatgactttgacCTGAGTGATGCCCTGGACCCGAAGAATGACATACCGGGAGGAAAAGACAAGGGTGGAAAAG GTAATGAATTTTCAGATGGTGACCTCTTGGACATCCTGGGCGACAATGACTACAAACCCGATAAAGGCAAAG GGGCACGAGGAGGGGGTGGGAATATCCCTGCTGATAATTCGAACAATG ACAACACAGCCGAGGCGGGCACAGTTGCGGGCATTGCCAGTGCTATTGCCATGGCGTTGGTTGGTGCAGTCAGCAGTTACATATCCTACCAGAAGAAGAAGTTGTGCTTCAGTATCCAGC CAAATGTGAATTCGGAGTACGTGAAGGCTGAGAATCCGGAATCGGTCATTTTCCAGGAGCCACCAG TTCAGGAGACAAAGTTACAGCCCCCCAACGCCGAGCCCCCCCAGCACTGA
- the hmgb3b gene encoding high mobility group protein B3b, with translation MAKGDPRKPKGRMSSYAFFVQVCREEHKKKNSDIPINFSEFSKKCSGRWKTMSGKEKSRFDDMAKQDKVRYDQEMMTYMPGGKKGGKKKKDPNAPKRPPSGFFLFSSEQRPKIKAQDPSLGIGDVAKRLGEMWNNLTDSSKQPYLIKANKLKDKYKKDVEDYKGKGKVGGAAAGPKPTKKPVHDDDDDDDEEDEEEDEEDDDDDEDDD, from the exons ATGGCCAAAGGTGACCCACGCAAGCCTAAGGGCAGGATGTCTTCCTATGCCTTCTTTGTCCAGGTCTGTCGCGAAGAGCACAAGAAGAAGAATTCTGACATCCCTATAAACTTCTCAGAGTTCTCCAAGAAGTGCTCGGGCAGGTGGAAG ACTATGTCGGGGAAGGAGAAGTCCAGGTTCGACGACATGGCGAAGCAGGACAAGGTGCGCTACGATCAGGAGATGATGACCTACATGCCTGGGGGGAAGAAGGGgggcaagaagaagaaggaccCCAACGCTCCCAAAAGGCCTCC CTCCGGcttcttcctgttttcctcCGAGCAGCGGCCCAAGATCAAGGCCCAAGACCCCAGCCTGGGAATTGGGGATGTGGCTAAGAGGCTGGGTGAGATGTGGAACAATCTCACCGACTCCAGTAAGCAGCCATACCTGATCAAAGCCAACAAGTTGAAGGACAAATACAAGAAG GACGTGGAAGATTACAAGGGCAAAGGCAAAGTAGGCGGGGCAGCGGCAGGCCCCAAGCCCACGAAGAAGCCTGTGCacgatgatgacgacgatgacgacgaggaagatgaagaggaagacgaggaggatgatgatgatgacgaggATGATGATTAA